TATGAAAGAATCGTATTTTTAATCAGATgaaaaatattgagctggtcCAGTTTCCAGAAAGTCAGCCTACTGACGTTAACTAGAAATCTGTAATTTCATCAGGAAGTTGCAAATTCTTAAAATGGACAAACACTCAAGCTTCAAGCagttaaaaaatcttttcaGAACCcctacaaataattaaaattaattctcttCAAATAATAACAGGAACAAAAAATCCCCTTTTATTTCTAATAAGGGCAACAGGTTCAAATAAATCATTAGAAATTCACATTACCACTGGGAACTAGAGAGCTTAAGTTAAGACAGATACCTGATTATCTTCCACTTGATGTGAAGCACCCTTTGGCTCATCCTTTTTGGCACGTTTAGACCTGTCATTGGGTTTAGCTTGGTGTTTGGACCGGACATCCGGTGGCAATAGTTCTAAAGGAACAACTCCTTCAATACCATGGTCAGTAAACTGCAACAAAATTCCCATAGATTCTGTTAGCCAGCagatatcatgaaaaaaaaaattatgaatgtaTTGGCTGTAATCATACTCGAGAGAAACCATCCAAATCCTGCCTAGCAGAGACACGGAGACCTTTCCAGCAATAAACCTGGGAAAACAGAGGTAATTATAACTTTTGCAGCCAGCAATCCACATGACTTGTCATAACAATTCAACTTGCAGCAACAAAGCTCACCTTGAAACAAAGCTAAAATGAGGAGTCACCTGTGTGCTTATTGACTAGCTGATCACATTAAGTTCATACTTTGACACAGCATTCAACCCATCACAACTTTGTGCGAATATAAGAATTTGGGGTCATTCATTACTTTATCCTATCATCCCAGTCCCCATCTCAAGAAATAGAGATCATATGATTCATTAATGTGGTATGCCTTTAATATCTGGGGAGCCACATGCAGCTCTACTCACCataaaactaagagcagatgtagATGATCCAATGTTCATGCAGAATCCACACAAAACCATGTGAATGTCCTAACTATTATTAAAGCTGGATGATTGATACCACTAAAACAGTTAACTTCATTAGATTATTGGAACATTTATACTTGAGTCCATGTATTCACTTATTAACTTTGATGAGGAACTAAAAGACACGCTAGTCACAAGAACATGTGTGTTAGCATATCCTGATAGTCAGGTGCAACGAACGAGACACTGATCATAACATCACCCGTTAGATCTACAAAATTGTCCTTAGTACCATGCGAAAATGTCCCTCCAAGATATGAATTAACTAACCATAATCAGATTAGGTTCAAGCAAAACGTTGCAGTGCTTTTATACAAGACATACCTCCTTTCCCCCCTGTTTTTTAATCCATGATGCACCTCTCTAGCTGCCCATTATTGTCTTCTAGTTTAGGTGGTCAGTATTCCTCAAAGAACACCCCTCTAACATCCTGATACCCTTATTTATATCCATTATGCAATTTATGTTTGTGTTTTTCATGTTCCCAAACATTTATAGAATAGTGTGTTTTTGAAGTGTTTCCAAATTCTAAACTTACACATCGATTACCTTATCTTCAGCAAATATAATCTTTTAGCCCCAACAACAAATATCTTCcagaattaacaacaaatatcttCCAGAATTAATTACCACATTACAAATGATATCGGATAGTAATATCTAATATTATTACTTGTAGTTAACTGAAATGGTAGAAAAGTAAATGATTCAATGGCACCATAACCATGGAATATAAAGTCATGTTTTAACCAAAAATGAAATGTGATGTTCGAACATCAATTTTAAGAACTAAAACTTACCCGGTTATTCTTGTGGTGATAATCAGCTTCTATGCTAGCTGATGGATCCATCTATAAATTCAGTAAATAAAGAAACTTATTCAGATAGCTAACACATCAAGATaagtacaaatatatatatatatataaagaaatttatttgaCTTGGACGAGCATATTAGGGTGGGTGCTTACATCTTCTGCCAATGGTTTCCAGTAATCTGTGATGGCAGGAGTTCGAACACGTTGAGGATCAGTCAAGGCATTCTGGACATGTAAATAAAATCATTCGTACTAACTAACACGGCATGAAACAACTTCACAAATGAACAACAGGAAAGAAAAACCATAGATTGCTTGGGCTATCACACTATTATGAGCTTTTGGCATTTTGACTACATATATCCTTATAATTTAAGTTACCATGCCTCAAAGAtgccatgaataaaaatattcagCAATGCAAAATAACAAGAACACAAAGCAATAAGATCTGCTGttgaatgaaaaatgaaaagaaaaggagaatatGACTAGTATGCATATTGTAATCATCAACTCAATTGGTGAATTAGACCAACCGGATTCTGATCTGCCCACTTCCACAATTGTGAGAGCTCTTTATTTCCTAGCCTCCACCTTGGCCTACTGGAGGATTAAGAAGAGAACACATATTTCAGAAGAATAGATGAAAACTTTAAACAGAAATGTGAAATAGCCATCAGTGGTAAAGACatatgcaaaaaatatatatataaaaaaaagattacaaaaagataaaatatgatTTGCAGATAATGAGTTGGAGGGCCATCGATGTAATTGATCTAGTTGCAAGGATCAATGTAATTGACCATGAATAGTTTTCCACTAATTTTCTTGGTCAAAAGACAAACTTTTGGTTGAGATTATTAGGCATTTAAAACCCGTAtcttccattgttttttttttttttttcaaaaagaacacTGTAGTCTGCAAAAGAAAGCTGGGTGTAAATAAGAAAGTGGGAAAGAGGTGTTTTCAACTTCATCATCTACATAAAACTTCAATGCAGACCACTAACTTTCATATTGAACCACATATCAGAGCTTGTGAAATCATATTAGCTGTTAAGTTTTCAAAGCTAAAAGCTTCAGCAACTTATTTCACTATTGATGCAAACATGGTTTCATGAACTACTATATGTATCCAGTAAAAAGGAACCCATTATATATAACCACTGAATATTCTAAAGGGcagcaaaataaaatcaagtgatGCTATCCTACTATCTCCCACATCATTCTCAAAGCACATATTCCTAAAAGGGTATAGTGTCATGAATGTAAGCATGCAAGGAAAACATGAAGCAATCAACTTGCATACCGTTTTTTACCTCCGTCTGGAACTGTCTTGTTCTCTATTGGCTGCTTTTCAAATGGAGGGCAACCATCACGTTTCCACCACAGCTAAAAGCATGAAAACTGGGAACTTATTATTCTAtaaaaaggtcatctcatgacacAGGCTATAGACATGCATATCTACTATCAATAGGGAGAGAGGGTAAGCATATTCTTACCCAATTCTTTTCACGTTCTAGTATATGCTCAACCTTGTGAAGAAAATCTTTTCCTTTAGGTGGAGTCATTTCAAGCAACTTCTTTACATGCTCCTCGCgagattttatttcttctttctaGAGTAAAGAGAAAGTATACTGTCATAGCAAATCATGTCAGTATATCCATCACATACATGCATAATTCACACGTCAACAAGAATATATAATCCAAGTCAAGCAGACAAGAATACGAATGAAATAACATTGTACAGGAGGGATGGTGTTCTTGCAAAGCAGTTTCTTTTTTCCCAAAGGGGAAATAGAGGGCGAAAGGTGAAGAGGGACAGAAAGCAGGATGCTCTTACAGTCAGGCTGCAGACCAATGAGATTGTCACAATAAGATTGTTACGGTCACACCAATCATTCTTTTTGTTTGGTCCTGAATGTCCAAGCAATGCACTTGGAGGAGATGTGTGTTTTTTATGCAGATTTCAATCTATCAAAGTGCATAATGGATGTAACGAAACACACAAGCAGGAATTTAATGCTGATAATATCCTTTTGCTTCTCTAAGAAAAGGTTGAAAGAAAGACATTCACATTTCACCTTAAGTCTCCCTAACTGCCTGTTTTATCAATATAGTAAACTAGTACATAAATGTTGCAATACCTTCGCATATCTAGATTGTGCCATGTGTAAAATCTTCAAACTTCACAAAAGTAAAGGTAAAGAAAAACTAGATACTTTCCGCAATTTCATCCTTGTCCACCAGTTCAAACATTTGCTATGAGAAAAGTAACACATGCGTGAGGTCTCAATATGTCAATTTTTTCAGATGTTGATGCTAGAAATCTCAAGAGAATTTCATGAAATACAGCATCAAATTCATTGCTTTCAGAATGTTCTGGCAACAAAATATTCAGAAACATGAGCATATATCAGAACTCCAATGATGAAAAGAAATAGTACGTGCGCACAAGCATGAATCAATTTTGCAAGTGTGAGCCCCAAGTGTCCAATCCATGTGCATGTGTGCAAATAATTTGCAGATTGTAATATAACTTACAAAATCAATAATGGAACAGCACTAACCATGCTTTCAGATGTTAAATCTTTGTCATTCTTTCCTGGGGCCTGCAAAAAAATTCATAGTCAATCAATTATGACAGACCAGAAGAGGTGTAGAGCAAGAagacaacaaaataaataaagaaatgagaAGCACACAAAAGGCTTTAATAAGGTTTTAATATTACCTTAAGGTAGTCAAACAGTATGAGACACTGCACAAGAACATGGCGCCGAAAACTTGGATCTTTTAACTggaaaatttcaaatcaaaaaaatttataagctAAACATTAGATCAAGATGTTCTTCCTATATTGTTCAACAACAGTTTCAAACACCAGTCACCTCTAAACCCATCAGTTTACTGCTTGTGAGATACTTTATGTTAaatgatgctgcctcttcctcCAAATTGTTAGCACTTCCTTCTTCCTCACTCAAAGGCTGAGCTTCAAAGGCATTCAAGATGACCTATatatctcaaaatttttttaaaaaaaatgtcattataATGATAACATAGAAGTACAACAAAAACTTGtagaataaaatacaaaaaaaattttcaatttaatatcaaGTAAAAAGACATAAAACTCATTTAATACAAAGATAAATGTTCACCATCAAACTCAATGAGAATTTTTGCCACTTGATTGGAGAAAGAGTAAGGGAAGGGTCACAAAAGTACTCCtgaaaaaacaagcaaacaagTTTGTAAGAGTACTTACAGCAAGTAGCTGTAAAACAGAAGAAAACATCCCTTAGAAAGTTAAGAGAAAGTATACTCTAGGCAGCAACTCTCAAACTAAACCAAAATACTGAACAATTCCACTATCAAAGTCCTAGAGATAACATAGAATAAGTGATCCTCTTAGGGGCACCAAAATCCTAATAGTGCTAagcaagagaagaaaaggaaagccaAAATAGGAAAAGCAAAACACACATACTAGAGAACTCCTAATTAATTTCCTAGTTTCCTCAATATACCATGTCTTTAATAGTATTAAGATTCCTACgcttgaaaaatcttaaatagattaggtttaaaagaaaaaaataagatatacaGAATAtaaagtcaaattaaaataatttgaagttatcttttttccttgcatcttttatttctttgaccATAAGAAGATGGAACTAAATGCATGATTGTGCTTCCTCTTTGAATCAATTACCATGGATATGTAGTTTCTCACGTAACTAACCCCAGGTTAGTTAAGAGAGAAATTTTGTCAGAGTATGATAAGCACATGTTTGGGTAAAGAGAATGGAATCCTTATCTAAACTAACAGTGATTGTAGAGGCAAGGTTTACCTGTAAACTCCACATGGTTTTATAGAAGTTGAAGTCCAGAGAAATGGCTGAAAAGAAGCGACAAAGATCAGCACATACAATCCCACAATAAAGTTAAGTGGCACTAGACAAGTCAATACAAAGTTTACTGAAGTTTTCTGTAGCTAAGACAAACCAGCTGGTGGCTCTTTCTCATATTTAGTCTCATTTGATGTGTTGAAAACTCCTTTAATGTTTACAGCTGCAGCCATTAAGCAAAACAAAGCGACCTATTAATCCAATGACAGCACTTGCTGTCGAAATATAAGAGCTGAAAATAAATACATACCTGAGCGTTCAGATAGTGGAAAAAAGTGAGCTAGAAACATCAGAATTCGTCCGCAAAACACGACATCATTTGCCtataaagttaaaatattaGAACCAATGGTTAAGGAAACAGTAGGTAGTAGGTTGGCACCAAaggttaaggaaaaaaataaacagtagGGAGTAGCCCCTGtcaatttttcctttattttggaaacaaaagagaagagaagagaaagcaaTTAAAAGGAGTTATAACTGTATTTTGTACTTCAAACAAAAGCAAATCTGACTTTGTTGTTCACATTGCCGCAGATGAGCACTCttgtattttattcattataaaATCACAATCTACAAAGATCATTGAACGCCAAAGATAAAGAACTAATTAACTAAATCAATAGCTACATCCACATTCAGCATTACCCAGAAATCACTGTTGGACAGATTCTTCCTAACAAGAGAAAGAGGAGACAAGATATAGGTCTTCATTCAAGAATCATAAAGTTCCATCATGATAAAGAGCTTTTACTCCCTAATGTGAAATAGTCAAGACAAAGCAGATACAAATTCTATTGTTGACACAGGTTAGCATACAAGAAATTATGCTTATGCATGTACCAcatatatcaatacattaaactaCCTTTGAAAGGCGTCGGAGAAGTTGATTACATGTTCTCAACATCACAAGTTTTCCACGAGCAAAAAGTTCTTGCTGTATGAAAAGcaatcatcaaaataaacacAGTGGTTAGTTGCAATTGAATATGCAGGACTGGTGATGGACAGTCTAATCAAAATCATGaacatggataaaaatataaacaaaaacttggaacaATCTGAAAGCATCTACCTTTCCAAGTATATCTTGCTTACTCTCTATGTAACCAAAAATATCCTTGCAATTTCTCATTGTAGACATTTCTGTCAAATCTTCCAACAACTGGAATATCATACCACCCTCAACAAAATCTCTCTCACAGAGATATAGAACAACATCTGGTAGCCCAAAAAGAAGTTAAAACTTTGAAACGCaatgataaattaataagatatatgcaaaaaataaacttgGTACTGCCAAAAGACCCAGCGAAAAGTAATGAAACAGCTACATCATTGGTTCAAGCCCTATTCAAATCCACCAGAAGAAATCCTTGAGAttgatgttataatataaaatcataaataagaaGAATAATAGATCACCAAGCATGATAATTGGTCACTCGCTACTAAAATATCAGTTAGAAAATTCAGACAACTTCTAGGAGTCTTGTCCCAGAGAAAGAATGGTTTGCTAAAGAGGGGTTTTCAATAGTATTTATACTTCTGGAATCTATAGCTCTTGCATCAACCCCTCAACATTCCGTGCAATAATTAGAGCACTGCATGACACAAGCAAAATTAACTCAAAGTTGAAATGAACATCACAAAGATGACAGTTCCAAGGATTTGCAGAACTCTTTCAAGCTCCATCCACCAGAACCTAGTGCATGGGCACACTTTTGGTCCAGTTTTGTCTaacaaattacattttaaaatcatgaaatttctGTAAAGAAAAGGCACAAAAATGTCTGTGAACCAGCACTTCTATAGTTTTGCACATTTGCATATCATGTCAATAAGTGTTAAAATATGGTCTACTCTTGTTTGGTTTAGCTGTTCAAAAACAAACCAAGATGAAACACAAAATTTGTAATCCATGTGGACATTAATCAATTTTTGTCTTAGACCCAATTCACAATTTATCGGAAGCCTATGTGGAAAAGAACTGATAAAAGTAAATAGCCTCTCGCAGAACTAAGCAATTCTATTTTGCATGGATTCTCTCAATCAACTAAAAACCCGATGAAGGCAACACCATAAACCAGCTCTCACAGAACCAATATGAGGGTCCTATATGTGAGATTCTGCATCTATAGGGGAATGCTCAAATCAAACcaactcaaaaatatttttcactggtcactaatgaaaaaattaaaaccaaaagaagaaatcaaattatatcactttttatttatttaatcttgtaGAGCACTTCATCACAATTTAACACATCTTAATTCAGAATCCCAGGCACGAGCAGAGGAACTAAATAACAACTACTAGCATATACCTAGCAGACGAGGAATTTGACCCTGTGAGTCTTCACCATCATCAATGGACTTCCCATACAACATTATTTCCTCCCTCGACTGCGCAGAAGATgacttcataaaaaacaaatgtaaaatCTCTCAGCTCACACaaaatgaacaagaaaaaaaaatccacaattaTCCATATTAACTATACATAAAATGCTCCTTCAATGtgcaccacaaaaaaaaaaaaaaaaaaaaaaaaaaaaaacataccacAAGCTCCTGAAGCAATGTCCGGAGCATATTTTCCAACAATTGATTCTCATCTTGCACTAATTTAGTTTGCTTCTGTGATCATCATTTAATTATACAGCAGCAAATCAGCAAGCCCTCCATgcgcaaaaaaaaattgaaaaaagaaaaaaaaaaaaactaatcaccTGAGGTTTAATAAATTCTTGAACAGTCTGGAGAGCAAAAGATTCAATTGGACCAGACTGCAATATAGCCCTCCTGAATtcttcctgaaaaaaaaaaaaaaccaacataaataaaatattattcaaataaaaagtaaaaatgaaatGGAAGCATGTAATTTATTAAGAATCACCagatatgcaaaaaaaaaaaaaatgaaaacctgTAATTAAAACTAAcagcaaaaattaaaattaggttTGCAATTAATCTCTATTTGACCATTTAAATTGCCATAAATAggtgattaaattaaaaaaaaataaccaaatgtGCAAATAAAACCTCAAAAATCCGAAAAATGAAAACCTGTGACTAAAATTAACAGCAAAAATCACAATTACGTTAGCAATTATTCTCTACTTGACCATTTAAATTGCAATAAATAGatgattaaaattcaaaaaattattaatctgaAACCCTaacaaaaattttgaaaacttcaccgaaacagaaaaaattaaaactgtaGAAAACTGAGCTGCAGGGGAAAAAAAGGATTCCTTACCATGTTGAAGAATTTAACTACACTGCAAGCCTAAAACTCACGACCCGCACTGTACTTGTCAGTACTGTTAAGTGATTATGGTGCGGTTAGTGCAGTTGATGGAAAGAGAGGGAAGCAGCTGTGTAAAGGGAGCTGCAGCCCGAGAGCAAAGAAGATGGAATtctcctgattttttttaacaaaaaatctcGTAGAAAGAGAGGCATGCTCGTAACTAGAGGTTTTCGAGCATGGGCTTGTAAATGTCCTCTAAGGCCGGCCCGTGTTTTTGTACTTACCCGTTAAGCAATAAGCATAGTTTGGAAGACCGATCAGATCAGGCCTTGGTCATAAAACGAGAAAATTgacttttcaatttcttttaaaaaatttaaaataatatttttttaataaaaaaaatcagtaagtTGATAGTCGAGTTTTTAGCcacgtttttttttccttttattgaaACTGGTTTAGATCTgagttgatttgattttgagtttgattttaagtttatttgtcattcaaaaataatgttgttaagtaatgttagttttttatactacactatatatttttttttatgtatgttttgGTTCCATGGAAACTCCACATTTATGCCTTCTTGCTGATTTAGGGCAAGTTATTGATTTTCTCTCCTTGGAATTTCGTTTTACCGTAAGCTTGGTATaacataaacaataataatttttttttatataaaagattttgttttctataatatcatattaatatcACAAgaatatttttccatattttattcttataacttattttcttatgttctagcttgattttttaagttaagattttgttttctaagaTATCATATATCTACTTTTACAATTTTCACCAGCATTAAGATTTGACATGtagagatttaattaaaaaaaattactaaggtataaattatatttattgtaaaatttaaggactatcaaagaactatctcaatccaatagtttaaattgttaggtaagtttttaagatataatttatattattctctaacacacttcTTTAAGTGAAAGtcctttaaacttgaaacttgtacaggcCCACATtactttgtgtttaatttttatcaaataaatatagatgGTAAGATTCGAACTTGTGATCGTTTGGTcatcaaagctctgataccatgtcaaataacaatctaaacccaatagcttaagctattaggtaaagttccaagatataatttatattattctctaacaaggACTAAAGAAACTTCAATTAAGAGCTTActggtaagaaaaataaaatacagggaccaaattaaatttttaaaaatacagggaccaaattaaatttttaagaagGATCAAAATGTATATTCGCGAGATATTTCATATACAATAATTTGAACATGGCTCTCCTATCCTAATCTGGTAAAGCCACATGAGAAAGTTTatccaaacacacccttaattCGGATGCCTGAAAGTTGTTAAATACTCAGCACCTGGTGAAAAGTTATGTTACCCTAATCGACTCCATTAACTAGATTGGTCTGTTTCCTGATTGTATAGTTGAGGCCCTTTACCTCTCCTGAAGCTGTAAACCTAATGGAGGGTTTTCTAACTCAGTCGCATGACATTGCACGAAATCCTGTGTGAATGGAAACTACAGACAATAATTACCTGATGATCCATATACAGTATATATACATTAAATACGTGCGCGTAAGATCTCTGATAATCCCTAGTTAAGGTCATTTCTCGAGTGCCGATACTGTTGAATGACCAAAACCGAACTGGTGGTGTTAAGTTCTGAAGAAGCCAGAAGGTCCCCGACTGTCCCCAGCTCCGGACACTCCTCCCAGTCGCTCATACCAGTTGTCATAGGTGAGTGTCCTCTACCACCCTTTCCTACAATGAGCAATGAATAGGTATCATGTATGTCTCTTAGAGCCTCTGCTGTTTGAGTCCCATTCTCAACATGCTTCTCTACATATCCAACTTGACCTGGCGTCACATATCTGAAAGCAGAAGAAGAATGTAGTTCTTATTGTAACAAGAGCCAAGACGCAATGAAATTACTCTTTCAGAAGGGAAAAAACATGTTTAGAGTAGAAGAAGCAAAGATGTCAAGCGTATATGTAATTTGCTAGTGGATACCTGTTATAGAAATCCTGGACAACAGCCCTGTCAATCTCAGCCTCGATGTCGTGACTTGACATATCCATCAGTAGCTCATCATCCCTGTGGGGTGTGCCATTATTGTACCCTGTCTGTGAGCTTGACGGTGAAAGCTGGAAGTGGATGAGTGTCAAATGAATGTGAGGATGGTTTGAAATCATTTTGCAACACGCCAATGCCTCGCGATCGTCGGAGCCTCCAAAAAACAATGCTGCTATATTTTGCACAGATTGTGAACTAGGTTGTTGAAATCCTGTCTGCCCTCGATCCACGAAGATCCCTACCGAGCATGGCGCGTGGCGCAGAATCTTATGGTTGGTGGTTCTCATTCCGACTTTTCCGCTCTCCATTTTCCCATCAAGGCGCTGGCGCTTGTGAAAAGTCAGAAATATGATTGAAACACGCAAGTCCTCAATGGAATCACACACATCCTCGTACATTCTCTCAAAGGAAGACACAACTTTCCTTTGGCGGATCAAAACTTTGGTCTCCATGGTATATGCATCCACGGCATCATTGATCTCCACAACATCATTTCCGCCGTAGTCCTCCTCGTCACTATATTGGTCACCGTCTTGTAGCTGGTGGTACATCAAATTCTTCTTGGTACGTTTCTTTGGGAGCTCAACTAGGTGCATCAGGTAAGCTGTGACCGGTGTTTTGAGAGATTCACTAAAAGCAGAGATTAACCCAATTTTCGATGATATATGTCGAGATCCGTAGACACAAGCCAGCATTCGTAGTTCACTCTCATGTTCACCTAATTCAAGGGAGGTATGGCTGTGAGAAAAatactcttcttttttccttaataTATGAGCCACTACCACTCCTGCTATCACAGTGTTCATCACCACGACAGATACCACCAGATTTTCAACATTCTCTCGATCCATTGGATTCAACTACAGGAAAAGCATAACACAACATTactaaaagaaagaagacatTTTTTATCGAGGTAAGTATCTATATCAATGCAAGTACCAAATGCTACGCAAAGGAAAACACAAGGGTACTAATAATTCCTGGAAAGGTCTTCAGAAAACTTACAGTATCCTCTGGCAGATTTCGCATGATATGAAATTCGGCATTTCCCTTCAAATCGAGTAAAAAGCCAAGTACAATGCCCTCGTCTGTTGGGATCTTGAGGTAATGGCAGGCTAATAAGGTGCCGATAATTTTACTTGCGATGGACATGAAAATCATCATGATAACCATGATGAAACTATTGAAACTTCCCATATAAGAGACATCAAACTGAAAACCTATGCAGCCAAAGTAAACTGGAAGTATGAAGTTGTACGTAGCGTAACTGAGTTTATGCAACAATGACCGAGTAGTTTTGCCTTCCCTAGGGAACATCAAACCGAATAAAAAGCTAGATGCTGTACTGAGGTAGCCATACTTTTCGATAACAAGTGCCACCGTTACTAAAAGGGACAAGAAGACCAAGAACTCTGCATGTGTCACATATTTTTGGTTCCGAGTTCTCTGGTTACACCAAAAGGCCAAGTATTTGTTGACAACTATAAGTGCTATGGTCAGTAAAAGCAAAAGAATCCCTTTCCCGAAATATTCCCAGCTAGCTGAATGAACTATAGACCCCAATAGCACGCAAGACATTTCGGAGATTAAAGAAGCACAGACTGCCAATCTTCCTGTATCCGAAGTCAGAAACTTCAGTTCAGCTGCCAGTCGAAAAACTACAGGAGATGCTGAGTTCGCTAGGACTATTATGATGGAACTGGCATAATCAAAACTGGcttttattcttaataaaatgATGAGGGAAATAAATGCAACGATACCAAACAAGACACCTATAATCAATCCACCAGATGCAATAATGCTCGCTTTGCGCAAGTTACGCCTCATGTATGGAATATCCATCTCTAGACCTAACAGGAACATAAAAATTGTGCGGAAAATGAATTGCAAAACTTTATAATAGTCTTCAGTAGACGACTGGATAAAGAATTGATTAACTTTGGTGATGCGGGACAACAACGAGGGACCTAGCACAATTCCAGCCTGATAGAACAAGAAactatcaacacattaaaatttattcatgTTGGCTTATATACCAGAAAAGATCAAGATTCATGAACGTATTTTGAAAAGAGAAAGATGGATTACCAAGATTTGTGCAACAGGTCCAGGCTGACCGAATTGTTTCAAGAAGAGGTGGAAGCAATGAGAGATGACAAGAATACCAGCAGCCTGCGTGGAGGTTGTAATAAGCGGATTAAATGGATCCCTTGCGCACAGAGCTCTTCCTGCAGCTTccattttttaatatcacaaaGGAACAAGATAGATTCTGGTAAGATTTTGATTGCTggaaataataaattgaaagaaaaaaagtgattgTGGGATGCAACAAATTGTTCAGTGCTCATCACGGCATATGTGtcgttccattttttttctttttgttgcatTGGTGTAATAGATTCACTGAAAAGGTGAACAGTTTTGTGGCAGGAAACTATGGAAGGTGGCTTGAAGGCATTAAAAATAGGGAGGGAAGGGAAGGCTGATGATGTCCTGGCTTGAAAATCTCTTTGTAGACCGTGT
This region of Populus alba chromosome 3, ASM523922v2, whole genome shotgun sequence genomic DNA includes:
- the LOC118054220 gene encoding THO complex subunit 1 isoform X2, yielding MLRTLLQELVSSSAQSREEIMLYGKSIDDGEDSQGQIPRLLDVVLYLCERDFVEGGMIFQLLEDLTEMSTMRNCKDIFGYIESKQDILGKQELFARGKLVMLRTCNQLLRRLSKANDVVFCGRILMFLAHFFPLSERSAVNIKGVFNTSNETKYEKEPPAAISLDFNFYKTMWSLQEYFCDPSLTLSPIKWQKFSLSLMVILNAFEAQPLSEEEGSANNLEEEAASFNIKYLTSSKLMGLELKDPSFRRHVLVQCLILFDYLKAPGKNDKDLTSESMKEEIKSREEHVKKLLEMTPPKGKDFLHKVEHILEREKNWLWWKRDGCPPFEKQPIENKTVPDGGKKRRPRWRLGNKELSQLWKWADQNPNALTDPQRVRTPAITDYWKPLAEDMDPSASIEADYHHKNNRVYCWKGLRVSARQDLDGFSRFTDHGIEGVVPLELLPPDVRSKHQAKPNDRSKRAKKDEPKGASHQVEDNQIATPASEIDGEGIRTDLEASVTPMDSDAMATTSNISQSSTPTPDEHQKQSPDTDGGQEAGHVEADAEAEAGMIDGETDAEVDLEAVG
- the LOC118054220 gene encoding THO complex subunit 1 isoform X1, with translation MEEFRRAILQSGPIESFALQTVQEFIKPQKQTKLVQDENQLLENMLRTLLQELVSSSAQSREEIMLYGKSIDDGEDSQGQIPRLLDVVLYLCERDFVEGGMIFQLLEDLTEMSTMRNCKDIFGYIESKQDILGKQELFARGKLVMLRTCNQLLRRLSKANDVVFCGRILMFLAHFFPLSERSAVNIKGVFNTSNETKYEKEPPAAISLDFNFYKTMWSLQEYFCDPSLTLSPIKWQKFSLSLMVILNAFEAQPLSEEEGSANNLEEEAASFNIKYLTSSKLMGLELKDPSFRRHVLVQCLILFDYLKAPGKNDKDLTSESMKEEIKSREEHVKKLLEMTPPKGKDFLHKVEHILEREKNWLWWKRDGCPPFEKQPIENKTVPDGGKKRRPRWRLGNKELSQLWKWADQNPNALTDPQRVRTPAITDYWKPLAEDMDPSASIEADYHHKNNRVYCWKGLRVSARQDLDGFSRFTDHGIEGVVPLELLPPDVRSKHQAKPNDRSKRAKKDEPKGASHQVEDNQIATPASEIDGEGIRTDLEASVTPMDSDAMATTSNISQSSTPTPDEHQKQSPDTDGGQEAGHVEADAEAEAGMIDGETDAEVDLEAVG
- the LOC118054221 gene encoding cation/H(+) antiporter 2; translation: MEAAGRALCARDPFNPLITTSTQAAGILVISHCFHLFLKQFGQPGPVAQILAGIVLGPSLLSRITKVNQFFIQSSTEDYYKVLQFIFRTIFMFLLGLEMDIPYMRRNLRKASIIASGGLIIGVLFGIVAFISLIILLRIKASFDYASSIIIVLANSASPVVFRLAAELKFLTSDTGRLAVCASLISEMSCVLLGSIVHSASWEYFGKGILLLLLTIALIVVNKYLAFWCNQRTRNQKYVTHAEFLVFLSLLVTVALVIEKYGYLSTASSFLFGLMFPREGKTTRSLLHKLSYATYNFILPVYFGCIGFQFDVSYMGSFNSFIMVIMMIFMSIASKIIGTLLACHYLKIPTDEGIVLGFLLDLKGNAEFHIMRNLPEDTLNPMDRENVENLVVSVVVMNTVIAGVVVAHILRKKEEYFSHSHTSLELGEHESELRMLACVYGSRHISSKIGLISAFSESLKTPVTAYLMHLVELPKKRTKKNLMYHQLQDGDQYSDEEDYGGNDVVEINDAVDAYTMETKVLIRQRKVVSSFERMYEDVCDSIEDLRVSIIFLTFHKRQRLDGKMESGKVGMRTTNHKILRHAPCSVGIFVDRGQTGFQQPSSQSVQNIAALFFGGSDDREALACCKMISNHPHIHLTLIHFQLSPSSSQTGYNNGTPHRDDELLMDMSSHDIEAEIDRAVVQDFYNRYVTPGQVGYVEKHVENGTQTAEALRDIHDTYSLLIVGKGGRGHSPMTTGMSDWEECPELGTVGDLLASSELNTTSSVLVIQQYRHSRNDLN